A genome region from Geodermatophilus bullaregiensis includes the following:
- a CDS encoding dihydrofolate reductase family protein yields the protein MNALVRAVKLTYSMITSLDGYAEAAEGDLGAGAEVPEVHAFIGDVFRSVGTYLYGRRTYETMVFWETAHTDPAAPPHVLQYAHDWQAAEKIVHSTTLESVSSERTRIERTFDPDAVRRLKAEAGSDLTVDGPDLAAQAIAAGLVDEYHLFVTTSVVGGGQRFFPDGVRLDLELVEERAFDSGLVHTRYRTR from the coding sequence GTGAATGCGCTGGTCAGGGCGGTCAAGCTCACCTACTCGATGATCACCTCGCTCGACGGCTACGCCGAGGCGGCCGAGGGCGACCTCGGCGCGGGGGCCGAGGTCCCGGAGGTGCACGCCTTCATCGGCGACGTCTTCCGCTCCGTCGGCACGTACCTCTACGGCCGGCGCACGTACGAGACGATGGTCTTCTGGGAGACGGCGCACACCGACCCCGCCGCGCCGCCGCACGTCCTGCAGTACGCGCACGACTGGCAGGCCGCCGAGAAGATCGTCCACTCCACGACGCTGGAGTCGGTGTCGAGCGAGAGGACCCGGATCGAGCGGACCTTCGACCCGGACGCGGTCCGCCGGCTCAAGGCCGAGGCGGGGTCCGATCTCACCGTCGACGGCCCGGACCTCGCCGCCCAGGCGATCGCGGCCGGCCTGGTGGACGAGTACCACCTCTTCGTCACGACGAGCGTGGTCGGCGGCGGCCAGCGGTTCTTCCCCGACGGCGTGCGCCTCGATCTCGAGCTGGTCGAGGAGCGCGCCTTCGACAGCGGACTGGTCCACACGCGCTACCGGACCCGCTG
- a CDS encoding epoxide hydrolase family protein, with product MTGTLEAAVEIRPFHVDIPDAALEDLRRRIAATNWPEKETVEDQSQGVPLAMVQELAHHWMTDYDWRSCETMLNSLTHFITELDGLDIHFIHARSPHEDALPIVVNHGWPGSIIEQLKIIDRLTDPTAHGGSAADAFHVVVPSMPGYGFSGKPTSTGWGPERMGRAWAELMHRLGYDRYVAQGGDWGAFVVDQMGLQAPPGLLAIHTNMPATVPADVDRALQLGEPAPSGLSAEEGRAYAQLARTFTQVEYARMMAARPQTLYGIADSPVGLAAWLLDHNDADGQPAAAVTAALDRDTSASGELTRDEVLDNTTLYWLTKTGVSASRLYWEYRGGFFNTKGVTIPVAITVFPGEQYQAPRSWAERAYPELVYYNEVDRGGHFAAWEQPQLFVEELRAAFRSLRRPQR from the coding sequence ATGACCGGCACCCTCGAGGCCGCCGTCGAGATCCGCCCGTTCCACGTCGACATCCCGGATGCGGCGCTGGAAGACCTCCGTCGACGCATCGCGGCCACGAACTGGCCCGAGAAGGAGACCGTCGAGGACCAGTCCCAGGGCGTGCCCCTCGCCATGGTGCAGGAGCTCGCCCACCACTGGATGACGGACTACGACTGGCGCAGCTGCGAGACGATGCTGAACTCCCTGACGCACTTCATCACCGAGCTGGACGGTCTGGACATCCACTTCATCCACGCTCGCTCGCCGCACGAGGACGCGCTGCCGATCGTCGTCAACCACGGCTGGCCCGGCTCGATCATCGAGCAGCTCAAGATCATCGACCGGCTGACCGATCCCACGGCGCACGGTGGCAGCGCCGCGGACGCGTTCCACGTGGTCGTCCCCTCCATGCCCGGCTACGGGTTCTCCGGGAAGCCGACCAGCACCGGATGGGGGCCCGAGCGGATGGGCCGAGCCTGGGCGGAGCTGATGCACCGCCTCGGTTACGACCGCTACGTCGCCCAGGGCGGCGACTGGGGCGCGTTCGTCGTCGACCAGATGGGCCTGCAGGCGCCTCCGGGACTGCTCGCCATCCACACCAACATGCCCGCCACCGTTCCGGCCGACGTCGACAGGGCACTCCAGCTCGGTGAACCGGCGCCGTCCGGTCTCTCCGCGGAGGAGGGACGTGCCTACGCCCAGCTGGCGAGGACGTTCACGCAGGTGGAGTACGCCCGCATGATGGCGGCGCGCCCGCAGACCCTGTACGGCATCGCGGACTCCCCGGTCGGCCTGGCCGCCTGGCTCCTCGACCACAACGACGCCGACGGACAGCCGGCCGCCGCGGTCACGGCTGCGCTCGACCGGGACACGAGCGCCTCGGGCGAACTGACGCGCGACGAGGTCCTGGACAACACCACGCTGTACTGGCTGACCAAGACGGGAGTCTCCGCGTCCCGCCTCTACTGGGAGTACCGGGGTGGGTTCTTCAACACGAAGGGCGTCACCATCCCGGTGGCCATCACGGTCTTCCCCGGTGAGCAGTACCAGGCGCCGCGCAGCTGGGCGGAGCGCGCCTACCCCGAGCTCGTCTACTACAACGAGGTCGACCGGGGTGGCCACTTCGCTGCATGGGAGCAACCGCAGCTCTTCGTCGAGGAGCTCCGCGCAGCCTTCCGCTCGCTGCGCCGGCCACAGCGGTGA
- a CDS encoding alpha/beta hydrolase has product MTGTRPNHVVLVHGLWVTPRSWENWVPYLEGKGFTVHTPAYPGLEIEVEALREDHDRIASLTVRETLAHLADVIGTLDSAPIIIGHSFGGTLTQLLLARGLGAAGVAIDSAPTEGVRVSPPAQVKALFPVLKNPANRRKAVEFTPEEFHDAFTNTLTAEESEAVRDRYAIPAPGYWVWEYGILANLKPGHQDTWVDYSADRAPLLFIAGGEDHIMPPAVNRSNAKHYKRSPAVTDYHEFEGRDHWTCGAPGWEAVADRALDWALAQATGPARPTATTA; this is encoded by the coding sequence GTGACCGGAACCCGCCCGAACCACGTGGTGCTCGTCCACGGCCTCTGGGTCACCCCCCGCAGCTGGGAGAACTGGGTGCCCTACCTCGAGGGCAAGGGCTTCACCGTGCACACCCCCGCCTATCCCGGTCTCGAGATCGAGGTGGAGGCCCTCCGAGAGGACCACGACAGGATCGCGAGCCTCACGGTCCGCGAGACCCTCGCTCATCTGGCCGACGTGATCGGCACCCTGGACAGTGCGCCGATCATCATCGGCCACTCGTTCGGCGGCACCCTCACCCAGCTGCTGCTCGCCCGCGGACTCGGTGCCGCCGGTGTGGCCATCGACTCGGCCCCGACCGAAGGCGTCCGGGTCAGCCCGCCGGCTCAGGTCAAGGCGCTGTTCCCCGTGCTGAAGAACCCGGCCAACCGGCGGAAGGCGGTGGAGTTCACCCCCGAGGAGTTCCACGACGCCTTCACCAACACCCTCACCGCCGAGGAGTCCGAGGCCGTCCGGGACCGCTACGCCATCCCGGCCCCCGGCTACTGGGTGTGGGAGTACGGGATCCTCGCCAACCTCAAGCCCGGCCACCAGGACACCTGGGTCGACTACTCCGCCGACCGTGCACCCCTGCTCTTCATCGCCGGCGGGGAGGACCACATCATGCCGCCGGCGGTGAACCGGTCGAACGCCAAGCACTACAAGCGTTCCCCGGCGGTCACCGACTACCACGAGTTCGAGGGCCGGGACCACTGGACCTGCGGGGCGCCCGGATGGGAGGCAGTCGCCGACCGTGCGCTGGACTGGGCGCTGGCCCAGGCCACCGGCCCGGCGCGGCCGACCGCAACGACCGCCTGA